In the genome of Nonlabens sp. MB-3u-79, one region contains:
- a CDS encoding Lacal_2735 family protein: MFGLFKKKSEMEKLQEQYQKLMKEYHDLSTSDRTASDKAYAAADVIAKKMDALN; the protein is encoded by the coding sequence ATGTTCGGATTATTTAAAAAGAAAAGTGAGATGGAAAAATTGCAAGAGCAATATCAAAAACTCATGAAAGAATACCATGACCTTTCTACTTCAGATCGCACGGCAAGTGATAAAGCCTATGCTGCAGCTGACGTAATTGCTAAGAAAATGGATGCGCTGAACTAA
- a CDS encoding tetratricopeptide repeat protein, with protein MTEALYERAYLLYQQRRYSQSEDILNQALTQDPNDISCLHLLAEVNLAQDDPKKAKHFIDIAIGLSPSMAQLYATKARVMLDVERYDEAEELLKEAISLNAQEPQNYAMLAHVSLSRKRYKEAEQLAEKALSLDPANLLALNVKSTSQLKQNKRAASEETLKGALGENPEDSYTHTNYGWNKLEIGDHKAALEHFKEALRYDPNNSYAQAGMMQALQARYFVYRWFLKYQFWLGNMGAKYQWFFIIGFYLGTRAISYAAETVPALEPFLTPVVVLLALIALSTWVIGPVSQLLFSFNTYAKFLLSTKEKQAVIFTAVCILVSLSGVTGYLLLDDFRFLMLAIAGLILMIPWSMFYMETKPALMMPLAAGIMTLIAGIALYISFTTEDVMNVFVTAFLISFFAFQWFANAVSIKRSNI; from the coding sequence ATGACAGAAGCTTTATACGAAAGGGCCTATTTGCTCTATCAACAAAGAAGATATTCTCAGTCAGAAGATATCCTTAACCAAGCGCTGACTCAAGACCCCAACGACATTTCTTGTTTGCATCTTCTTGCAGAGGTCAACCTTGCTCAAGACGACCCTAAAAAGGCAAAACATTTTATTGATATCGCAATAGGACTCTCTCCATCCATGGCACAATTGTACGCTACTAAAGCGCGAGTTATGCTGGATGTAGAACGTTATGATGAAGCTGAGGAATTACTTAAAGAAGCTATAAGCCTCAATGCTCAAGAACCTCAAAATTATGCGATGCTGGCTCATGTTTCGCTTTCGCGAAAGCGGTATAAAGAAGCAGAGCAACTCGCTGAAAAAGCATTATCTCTAGATCCAGCTAACCTGCTGGCACTCAATGTAAAAAGTACATCACAACTCAAACAGAATAAAAGAGCAGCCTCAGAAGAAACTTTAAAAGGTGCCTTGGGAGAAAATCCAGAAGATTCTTATACGCATACCAATTACGGTTGGAACAAACTAGAAATAGGAGATCACAAAGCAGCTCTAGAACATTTTAAGGAAGCCTTGAGGTACGATCCTAACAATTCTTATGCTCAAGCCGGGATGATGCAAGCCTTGCAAGCCCGATATTTTGTTTACAGATGGTTCTTAAAATATCAATTTTGGCTGGGAAATATGGGTGCCAAATACCAGTGGTTTTTTATCATAGGATTTTATTTAGGAACTCGAGCCATAAGCTATGCAGCAGAAACAGTTCCCGCATTAGAACCTTTTCTAACTCCTGTAGTAGTTCTTTTGGCTTTAATTGCACTGAGCACGTGGGTTATCGGCCCTGTGTCTCAATTGCTTTTCAGTTTTAATACATATGCCAAGTTCCTTTTGAGTACAAAAGAAAAACAAGCTGTTATTTTTACGGCTGTTTGTATCCTCGTCTCTTTATCAGGAGTGACAGGATACCTGCTCTTAGACGATTTTAGATTCTTAATGCTCGCTATAGCTGGACTTATTTTAATGATTCCGTGGAGTATGTTTTATATGGAAACTAAACCTGCATTAATGATGCCGCTCGCTGCTGGAATCATGACCCTGATCGCAGGAATTGCGCTTTACATTAGCTTTACTACAGAAGATGTTATGAATGTTTTTGTGACTGCCTTTTTGATCAGCTTCTTTGCTTTTCAATGGTTTGCAAATGCCGTGAGTATTAAAAGAAGTAATATTTGA
- a CDS encoding ATP-binding protein: MDDKTIQNLREALEFSPDNIPLRLHLAESLRLANMLEEAEEEYEIILQYKAEPKARIGLALISYKQKNYSKAIVILESLIQEGNKDLDTHLFYTRSLVRSNDKAQAIDAYQDLLKYHPGFSDDELDKELRMPSNGAGDYDDDDDYDDDYDDGFDESSVFIEKPEISFKDVGGMENVKREIDLKIVQPLLHPEIYKAYGKKIGGGILLYGPPGCGKTYIAKATAGQINAKFISLNLNDILDMWIGNSEKNLHRIFEVARNNTPCVLFIDEIDALGASRSDMKQSAGKNLINQFLQELDGISNDNEGLLVLGATNMPWHLDTAFRRPGRFDRILFVPPPDAPAREAIFDLKLEEKPTKDIDTQALAKKALEYSGADIEAVIDIAIENKLEDAIKSGIPQPLTTKDLLRSLKQHKPSTKEWFVTAKNFAVYANESGLYDDILHYLKIKK; this comes from the coding sequence ATGGACGATAAGACAATTCAAAATTTACGAGAAGCACTGGAGTTTTCTCCAGACAATATCCCTTTGAGATTGCATCTTGCAGAATCCCTGCGACTGGCAAACATGCTGGAGGAAGCCGAGGAAGAATACGAGATTATTTTACAATACAAAGCAGAGCCTAAAGCAAGAATTGGACTGGCGCTTATTTCTTATAAACAGAAAAACTATTCTAAGGCAATTGTGATCTTAGAAAGCCTGATCCAAGAAGGAAATAAGGATCTGGACACGCATTTATTTTATACGAGGTCTTTAGTGCGATCTAATGACAAGGCACAAGCTATAGATGCTTATCAAGATTTATTAAAATACCATCCTGGATTTAGTGATGATGAACTGGATAAAGAATTGAGAATGCCTTCTAATGGCGCTGGAGATTACGACGACGACGACGATTACGATGATGATTATGACGACGGTTTTGATGAATCCAGTGTTTTTATAGAAAAGCCAGAAATCAGTTTTAAGGATGTAGGAGGCATGGAAAATGTCAAGCGAGAGATAGACCTTAAAATTGTGCAACCCTTACTCCATCCAGAAATTTATAAAGCCTACGGTAAGAAAATAGGTGGTGGAATTCTACTTTACGGACCTCCAGGGTGCGGTAAAACCTATATTGCAAAAGCAACTGCTGGACAAATTAATGCCAAATTTATATCCTTAAACCTCAACGATATTCTGGATATGTGGATTGGTAATTCAGAGAAAAACCTACACCGTATTTTTGAAGTAGCGAGAAACAACACCCCTTGTGTTCTTTTTATTGACGAGATCGATGCGCTAGGCGCCAGCCGTAGTGATATGAAACAAAGCGCTGGAAAAAACCTGATCAATCAGTTTTTACAAGAGCTGGACGGTATTTCTAACGATAACGAAGGCTTATTAGTTTTAGGAGCCACTAACATGCCCTGGCATCTGGATACGGCCTTCCGTCGTCCTGGAAGATTTGACCGCATCCTTTTTGTACCGCCACCAGATGCTCCAGCACGAGAAGCTATTTTTGATCTCAAGCTAGAAGAAAAACCCACTAAAGATATAGATACGCAAGCGCTAGCAAAAAAAGCATTGGAATACTCTGGTGCTGATATAGAAGCCGTAATCGATATCGCTATAGAAAATAAACTGGAAGATGCCATCAAGTCTGGTATACCTCAACCCTTGACGACTAAAGACCTTTTAAGATCCTTAAAACAACACAAACCCAGCACTAAAGAATGGTTTGTCACTGCAAAAAACTTTGCTGTCTATGCAAATGAATCTGGGCTGTATGATGATATACTTCATTACTTAAAAATCAAAAAGTAA
- the rlmF gene encoding 23S rRNA (adenine(1618)-N(6))-methyltransferase RlmF — MHLRNIHRYGYDFQKLIATHPELGNHLVESPSGATTIDFSDATSILEFNTALLKHHYKIKYWKLPEGSLYPPIPGRADYIHHLADLVGKGGKNGLDIGCGASAIYPILGNSIYDWKMVGCDVEDESVAFAKKNTSKIDPIEIRHQIDKGNIFKGVILEGESYDFTMCNPPFYGSEEEAVKANMSKQRKLGTYEERRNFAGHAHELWCNGGEALFIKRMIKESVAYKGQVGWFTCLLSRKQNLKKPIKQLEKLQAEVKVIEMATGNKESRFVAWRFKS; from the coding sequence ATGCATTTAAGAAACATACACAGGTACGGTTACGACTTTCAAAAACTAATAGCTACGCATCCAGAATTAGGGAATCATCTTGTTGAAAGCCCTTCTGGCGCTACAACTATTGATTTTAGTGATGCGACTTCTATTTTGGAATTCAACACCGCCTTATTAAAACACCATTATAAAATCAAATACTGGAAACTTCCAGAAGGATCTCTTTACCCACCTATTCCTGGTCGTGCAGATTATATACACCATTTGGCAGATCTTGTTGGAAAAGGTGGTAAAAATGGTTTGGACATAGGTTGTGGCGCAAGCGCTATCTATCCTATTTTAGGAAATTCGATTTACGACTGGAAAATGGTAGGTTGTGATGTAGAGGATGAAAGTGTCGCTTTTGCGAAAAAAAACACCTCCAAAATTGACCCGATAGAAATACGTCATCAGATCGATAAAGGCAATATCTTTAAAGGAGTCATCCTGGAAGGCGAAAGCTATGACTTCACCATGTGCAACCCGCCTTTTTATGGAAGCGAAGAAGAAGCTGTAAAAGCCAATATGTCCAAACAGAGAAAGCTAGGCACTTATGAAGAGCGACGCAACTTTGCTGGTCATGCACATGAACTTTGGTGTAACGGTGGAGAAGCCCTTTTCATCAAGCGCATGATTAAAGAATCGGTTGCATATAAAGGCCAAGTAGGATGGTTTACTTGTTTGCTTTCGCGTAAGCAAAACCTAAAAAAACCAATAAAGCAATTGGAAAAACTTCAAGCAGAAGTGAAAGTTATAGAAATGGCCACAGGTAATAAAGAGTCCAGATTTGTAGCATGGAGGTTTAAAAGTTAG
- a CDS encoding DEAD/DEAH box helicase yields MKTFVDLNLKTPLQNGLEELGFETMTPIQEEAFPVILSGRDMIGIAQTGTGKTLGYMLPLLHELKYAQINDPRVLVLVPTRELVVQVTENIREYSKYMKLNVLGIYGGVNINTQKRAYAEGVDVLVATPGRLYDLIVSQTVNFKNCKKVVIDEVDVMLDLGFRFQLTNIFDHLPKRRQNIMFSATMTDQIEDFIKAYFYNPDKISIAVSGTRLENIEQSCYAVENFYTKANLLMHLVSDQEQFHKVLVFVGNKKSADRLQEVMSPHYGGEISVIHSNKTQNYRLRSIELFDTGESRILVSTDVMARGLDLDKISHVINLDVPAFPENYMHRIGRTGRAEEMGRSILFYTEKEKDDKERIEELMNYKIPELDFPEEVEVSKQKTPEEKPVVREIFNPHKAIEDERGAAFHDRSEKNSKTNEGGSYRRIIAAKYKKPKTRGDKGANRRHKK; encoded by the coding sequence ATGAAAACCTTTGTTGATCTAAACCTCAAAACACCCTTACAAAACGGGCTAGAGGAATTGGGTTTTGAGACCATGACACCTATTCAAGAGGAGGCTTTTCCAGTCATCCTTTCTGGACGTGATATGATAGGAATCGCGCAAACAGGAACTGGTAAAACTTTGGGATACATGTTGCCATTGCTACACGAGTTAAAATATGCTCAGATAAACGACCCTAGAGTTTTAGTTCTTGTTCCTACCAGAGAGCTGGTAGTGCAAGTGACAGAAAACATTAGAGAGTATTCTAAGTACATGAAATTGAATGTGTTGGGAATATACGGAGGTGTCAATATCAATACTCAAAAGAGAGCCTATGCAGAAGGTGTTGATGTGCTTGTAGCTACTCCAGGACGATTATATGACCTTATCGTGAGTCAGACGGTCAATTTTAAGAACTGTAAAAAGGTAGTGATTGATGAGGTAGACGTGATGCTGGATCTAGGTTTTAGATTTCAGCTGACTAATATTTTTGATCATTTGCCTAAGCGACGTCAGAACATCATGTTCTCAGCAACAATGACAGATCAAATAGAAGATTTTATAAAAGCTTACTTTTATAATCCAGATAAGATTTCCATTGCTGTTTCTGGTACGCGATTAGAAAATATAGAACAATCTTGCTATGCAGTAGAGAACTTCTACACCAAAGCAAATTTGCTCATGCACTTAGTAAGTGATCAAGAGCAGTTTCATAAAGTGCTGGTTTTTGTAGGAAACAAAAAAAGTGCCGATAGACTTCAAGAAGTCATGAGTCCACATTACGGCGGTGAGATTTCTGTCATTCACTCCAACAAGACACAAAATTATAGATTGCGATCCATTGAGCTTTTTGATACGGGTGAAAGCCGTATTCTAGTTTCTACAGATGTTATGGCTCGTGGTCTGGATCTGGATAAAATCTCTCATGTTATCAATCTAGATGTGCCAGCATTTCCAGAAAACTACATGCACCGTATAGGAAGAACGGGTCGTGCTGAAGAAATGGGTAGGTCTATTCTGTTTTATACAGAGAAAGAAAAGGATGATAAAGAAAGAATAGAGGAACTCATGAATTATAAGATTCCTGAACTAGATTTTCCTGAAGAAGTAGAGGTTTCCAAGCAAAAAACTCCTGAAGAGAAACCTGTAGTGCGCGAGATCTTTAATCCGCATAAAGCAATCGAAGACGAGCGAGGTGCTGCTTTTCACGATAGAAGTGAGAAAAACTCTAAGACTAATGAAGGCGGTAGTTACCGTCGTATAATAGCAGCAAAGTATAAAAAACCTAAAACTCGAGGTGATAAGGGAGCTAACAGGCGCCATAAGAAATAA
- a CDS encoding DUF6263 family protein, with translation MKKTLFFIALCCSIIATAQYDIVYNLEKDGIYPQNLVVTSEQKQVVNGQPQDITTIISTESDYIVTDIKDGIYSIDIIVKKMSNTTKTVMGTETMSSNGASSNPMNQMFKNMIKDPIKITMNTKGELLSFDNSAQLTGLTEGMKLPEMQLLQIEGAMKKEMSAEKQIDSYSKITQILPTKEIHIGDSWEQVTTVNSIATFKSTTTYNLEGVTEESYMINSSAMVTTPENATTDLMGMKAKYDLYGPSKATYTIDKKTGWIKKASFEQSLEGTVLIEKSETIPQEVKITMSSTTTTLIE, from the coding sequence ATGAAAAAGACTTTATTTTTTATCGCTTTATGTTGTAGCATAATCGCCACAGCTCAATACGATATTGTTTACAATCTAGAAAAAGATGGAATTTATCCACAAAATCTAGTGGTTACTAGTGAGCAAAAGCAAGTTGTCAACGGCCAGCCTCAAGATATTACCACTATCATTTCTACAGAGTCTGATTATATTGTAACAGATATTAAGGATGGTATTTATTCCATCGATATCATTGTTAAAAAGATGTCCAATACCACTAAAACTGTGATGGGAACTGAAACCATGTCTTCTAATGGAGCTTCTTCTAACCCCATGAATCAGATGTTTAAAAATATGATCAAAGACCCTATTAAAATCACCATGAATACTAAAGGAGAACTATTAAGTTTTGACAATAGCGCACAGCTTACAGGATTAACAGAGGGTATGAAATTGCCAGAAATGCAATTGCTGCAGATTGAAGGGGCTATGAAAAAAGAAATGAGTGCTGAAAAGCAAATAGATAGCTACAGTAAAATCACTCAAATATTACCGACAAAAGAAATCCATATTGGTGATTCTTGGGAACAGGTTACTACTGTTAACTCTATAGCTACTTTTAAATCTACCACCACCTATAACTTAGAAGGTGTGACCGAGGAGTCGTATATGATCAACTCTTCTGCTATGGTTACAACGCCAGAAAACGCCACTACCGATTTAATGGGGATGAAAGCAAAGTATGACTTATACGGTCCATCAAAAGCTACTTATACTATTGATAAGAAAACAGGTTGGATCAAAAAGGCCAGTTTTGAGCAAAGTCTCGAAGGAACAGTATTGATTGAGAAATCTGAAACGATTCCTCAAGAAGTAAAAATAACCATGAGCTCTACCACCACAACGCTTATTGAGTAA
- a CDS encoding OmpH family outer membrane protein, whose product MKKLLLVLFLAAGTAMAQTGYVASEALLQSMPEFQTAQQEISKLAASLKADDQKAENNVKEKIALLQAKVQELNKTSTDEVAFNEEYEIYKSQATALQNELMNSKKLAELKLGEKQNKLLTPLSQKLNEAIKKVALAKGYKIILDISAVTYATEETNISKAVALELGIPIPTE is encoded by the coding sequence ATGAAAAAATTACTTTTAGTATTATTCCTTGCAGCAGGAACAGCAATGGCACAAACGGGTTATGTAGCTTCTGAAGCTCTTTTACAATCCATGCCAGAATTTCAAACAGCTCAACAGGAAATAAGCAAACTAGCAGCTTCATTAAAAGCTGATGATCAGAAGGCAGAGAACAATGTAAAAGAAAAGATTGCACTTCTTCAAGCTAAGGTTCAAGAATTAAATAAGACTTCGACAGATGAAGTAGCTTTTAATGAAGAATATGAAATCTACAAGTCTCAGGCTACTGCATTACAGAATGAATTGATGAACAGCAAAAAACTGGCTGAGTTAAAACTGGGGGAAAAGCAAAATAAATTGTTGACTCCTCTTTCTCAGAAACTCAACGAGGCTATTAAAAAAGTCGCTCTTGCTAAAGGATACAAGATCATATTAGATATTAGCGCTGTAACTTATGCGACAGAAGAAACTAATATCAGCAAGGCTGTAGCTTTAGAATTAGGTATTCCGATTCCTACAGAATAA
- a CDS encoding SulP family inorganic anion transporter encodes MHSSNPFKNFKKDIPASIVVFFVALPLCLGIALASGAPPFAGLISGIIGGIVVGALSGSQLGVSGPAAGLAAIVATAITDLGSFEIFLVAVVVGGAIQVVFGLLKLGIIGYYFPSSVIKGMLTGIGIIIFLKQIPHFFGLDNDPEGDMDYFQVDGETTFSEILSIGEYISPGATLIGVIALAILLLWSNVLSGKSKIFEVIQGPLVAVAVGIIYYVFTSDLSYWNISNEHLVNVPIPENFDSFVGQFRFPDFSHIGNVDVLITAFTIALVASLETLLSVEATDKLDPLKRVSPTNKELIAQGTGNMVSGFIGGLPITQVIVRSSANIQSGGKTKMSTILHGFLLLGSVIIIPALMNKIPLSVLAAILLIVGYKLAKPSVFKEMWTAGWRQFTPFVVTVLLLQINFLLGVGVGLAIGIVITLFQSYQNSHFLHATESDETGEHKVIMILAEEVTFFNKATILKELDSLPRNTYLELDVTNTNYLDYDVIEILDDFREKARNREINILLISELGMEENPESFSEFFKLRSKK; translated from the coding sequence ATGCATTCTTCAAATCCGTTTAAAAATTTTAAAAAAGACATACCAGCCAGTATTGTTGTTTTTTTTGTCGCCTTACCCTTGTGTTTAGGTATCGCATTAGCTAGTGGCGCACCACCATTTGCAGGACTTATTTCTGGGATAATAGGTGGTATAGTAGTGGGAGCTTTAAGTGGTTCTCAATTAGGAGTAAGTGGTCCAGCTGCTGGCCTCGCTGCCATAGTAGCTACTGCTATCACCGATTTAGGTAGTTTTGAAATCTTTTTAGTGGCTGTGGTGGTAGGTGGCGCGATTCAAGTAGTTTTCGGCCTCTTAAAGTTGGGGATTATAGGGTATTATTTTCCTTCTTCGGTTATCAAAGGGATGCTCACCGGTATAGGTATTATTATCTTTTTAAAGCAAATCCCGCACTTTTTTGGATTGGACAATGATCCAGAAGGGGATATGGATTATTTTCAGGTAGATGGAGAAACGACCTTTAGTGAGATTTTAAGCATAGGAGAATACATCAGTCCAGGAGCTACGTTGATAGGTGTTATCGCACTGGCTATTTTACTTTTATGGAGCAATGTTCTCAGTGGTAAATCTAAAATATTTGAAGTTATTCAAGGTCCATTAGTAGCGGTTGCGGTAGGAATTATCTATTATGTTTTTACCAGTGATTTATCCTATTGGAATATTTCTAATGAACATTTAGTAAACGTTCCTATTCCAGAGAACTTTGATTCTTTTGTAGGTCAATTTAGATTTCCTGATTTTAGTCATATAGGTAATGTAGATGTTCTTATCACTGCATTTACGATTGCTTTAGTGGCATCTTTAGAAACACTGTTATCTGTTGAGGCTACAGATAAATTAGACCCTTTAAAAAGAGTTTCACCTACCAATAAAGAGCTGATAGCACAAGGAACCGGTAATATGGTTTCTGGTTTTATAGGTGGTTTGCCTATTACTCAGGTAATTGTGAGGAGTAGTGCAAATATTCAGTCTGGTGGAAAGACAAAGATGAGTACTATTTTACATGGTTTTTTATTATTGGGGTCTGTCATTATCATTCCAGCGTTAATGAATAAAATACCGTTGTCGGTGCTTGCAGCCATTTTACTTATAGTGGGTTATAAGCTGGCAAAACCTAGTGTTTTTAAAGAAATGTGGACAGCAGGTTGGCGACAGTTTACTCCTTTTGTTGTCACGGTTTTATTGTTGCAAATTAACTTTTTACTAGGGGTAGGGGTAGGTCTAGCTATAGGAATTGTGATCACACTTTTTCAAAGTTATCAAAACTCTCATTTCCTTCATGCCACTGAAAGTGATGAAACAGGGGAGCACAAAGTTATAATGATCCTTGCAGAAGAAGTCACCTTTTTCAATAAGGCCACTATTCTTAAAGAATTAGATAGCTTGCCAAGGAATACTTACCTTGAGCTGGATGTTACTAATACCAATTATTTAGATTACGATGTGATTGAGATACTAGATGATTTTAGAGAAAAAGCAAGGAATAGAGAAATCAATATCTTGTTAATTTCTGAACTAGGAATGGAAGAGAACCCAGAGAGTTTTTCAGAATTCTTCAAATTGAGATCTAAAAAGTAA
- a CDS encoding carbonic anhydrase family protein: MKVHTKESQATMTPEKALQFLTEGNQRFQNNLKANRNLLQQINDTRDGQFPFATILSCIDSRVSAELVFDQGLGDIFSVRIAGNFVNEDILGSMEFGCKLAGTRLVVVLGHTSCGAIKGACDHARLGNLTKLIQKIEPAVYAVNEPKEEALRNSKNLDFVDAVSAKNVELTIDRIRKESPVLMELEEDGDIKIVGAMYNIATGAVDFYS, from the coding sequence ATGAAAGTACATACTAAAGAATCACAAGCAACCATGACACCTGAAAAGGCGTTGCAGTTTTTAACTGAAGGCAACCAGCGGTTTCAAAATAACTTAAAAGCAAACCGTAATTTATTACAACAAATAAACGATACCCGTGATGGTCAGTTTCCTTTTGCAACCATTCTTAGTTGCATAGATTCTCGTGTATCAGCAGAGTTGGTTTTTGATCAAGGTCTAGGAGATATCTTTAGCGTTCGTATTGCTGGTAATTTTGTAAATGAAGATATTTTAGGAAGTATGGAGTTTGGGTGTAAGCTTGCAGGCACCCGGCTTGTAGTGGTTTTAGGGCATACCAGTTGTGGTGCTATAAAAGGAGCTTGTGATCATGCGAGGTTAGGAAATCTTACCAAGCTTATTCAGAAGATTGAACCTGCGGTATACGCAGTGAACGAACCTAAAGAAGAAGCCTTACGCAATTCTAAAAATTTAGATTTTGTCGATGCTGTTTCTGCAAAAAACGTAGAGCTTACTATCGATAGAATACGCAAAGAAAGTCCAGTTTTAATGGAGCTAGAAGAGGATGGAGATATTAAAATAGTAGGGGCAATGTACAATATTGCTACTGGGGCTGTTGATTTTTATAGTTAA
- a CDS encoding uroporphyrinogen decarboxylase — protein MELGTETLDLVGYAASAVVLFSFFMKNIITLRMVNSIGCGLFLLYGFLFITPNLPIIVTNAGILIVNGYYLFLKKEEKHNPVKEEQLK, from the coding sequence ATGGAATTAGGTACAGAAACATTAGATCTAGTAGGTTATGCGGCAAGCGCAGTCGTACTGTTTTCTTTCTTTATGAAAAACATCATTACCCTGCGCATGGTAAATTCCATTGGTTGTGGATTATTTCTACTCTACGGGTTTCTATTTATCACACCTAATCTGCCTATCATTGTGACCAATGCAGGCATTTTAATAGTAAATGGGTATTACTTGTTTTTAAAAAAAGAAGAGAAGCACAACCCCGTAAAAGAGGAACAATTAAAGTAG
- a CDS encoding CopD family protein, whose product MLYVTAFMEIDFYPYVKSLHLIFVVTWFAGLFYIPRLFVYQIEAHAKPEPEKSILLQQLKIMTSRLWYIITWPSAVLTTVFAVWLLILNPYWLQAAWMQVKLGFVVLLIIYHIKTHFIQKELQKDVVKWTSNAMRIYNEGATLILFAVVFLVIVKSAINWIYGLVGLLVFVVILMLLFKLYKRLRERNKE is encoded by the coding sequence ATGCTTTACGTTACCGCGTTTATGGAAATTGACTTTTATCCTTATGTAAAATCCTTACACCTCATTTTTGTTGTTACTTGGTTTGCGGGACTGTTTTATATCCCTAGATTATTTGTGTATCAGATCGAGGCACATGCAAAGCCAGAGCCTGAAAAAAGCATCTTACTTCAACAATTGAAGATCATGACGAGTAGGTTGTGGTATATCATTACGTGGCCCAGTGCTGTTCTTACCACAGTTTTTGCTGTCTGGTTGCTTATTTTAAATCCGTACTGGTTACAAGCTGCTTGGATGCAGGTTAAATTAGGCTTTGTGGTGCTACTCATTATCTATCATATTAAAACTCATTTTATACAAAAGGAATTACAAAAGGATGTTGTTAAATGGACCTCTAACGCTATGCGCATCTATAATGAAGGTGCGACCCTTATTTTGTTTGCAGTAGTTTTTTTAGTAATTGTTAAGAGTGCGATCAATTGGATTTACGGTCTGGTGGGGCTTTTAGTTTTTGTTGTAATCTTGATGCTCCTTTTTAAGCTTTACAAAAGGCTTAGAGAAAGAAATAAGGAGTAA
- a CDS encoding heavy-metal-associated domain-containing protein: MKHTYQISGMTCNGCRSDVEKRLNAIPGVKEAMVTLENEQAVILMAYHISIKTFQEALPKKYVITAMTKPEVVDSSLGSSSTIKMEKSKWKQLLPLLLILSYLTVATVMLNYQRENWDEAMLDFMGLFFIVFSFFKMLDIKGFSTSFAMYDPLAKMTSVYGWVYPFLETALGLMFLMRFEIDIALIATLILLGITTIGVTKTLLDKKSISCACLGTALKLPMTEATFIENAIMMIMAIFMLFQEF; encoded by the coding sequence ATGAAACATACCTATCAAATATCTGGAATGACCTGTAATGGTTGCCGCAGCGATGTGGAGAAAAGACTCAACGCTATTCCTGGGGTTAAAGAAGCCATGGTGACTTTAGAAAATGAGCAAGCTGTTATCCTTATGGCATACCACATAAGCATTAAAACCTTTCAAGAAGCGCTGCCTAAAAAGTACGTAATAACAGCAATGACAAAACCAGAGGTGGTTGATTCCAGTTTGGGTTCCAGCTCGACTATAAAAATGGAGAAGTCCAAATGGAAACAACTACTGCCCCTTTTGCTTATATTAAGTTACTTGACAGTTGCAACAGTAATGCTCAACTATCAAAGAGAAAACTGGGACGAAGCCATGCTGGACTTTATGGGCTTGTTCTTTATCGTTTTTAGCTTTTTTAAAATGCTGGATATAAAAGGTTTTTCAACAAGTTTTGCCATGTATGATCCATTAGCTAAGATGACTTCAGTTTATGGATGGGTGTATCCTTTCCTAGAAACGGCACTTGGACTGATGTTTTTGATGCGATTTGAAATAGACATAGCACTCATTGCTACCTTGATCCTATTAGGCATCACTACAATTGGCGTAACTAAAACACTACTAGATAAAAAATCTATTTCATGCGCCTGTTTGGGGACAGCTCTTAAATTACCCATGACAGAGGCAACTTTTATTGAGAATGCCATCATGATGATCATGGCCATCTTTATGTTATTTCAGGAGTTCTAG